The genomic window GACTGGTTCCCGCTCTCCTGCGTGCAGCCCTTCTCCATGCTGATCTCGGCGCTGCGCGGCGAACTCACCGTGCACCTCTCCTGCCATCCTCACTGCTCTCTGGGCACTTACCTGTTCGTGGATGAAGCCACGCGCGAGGCCGTGCCCATCACCCGCTTCGTGGACGTGGGCGCCATGCTGCAGGACATCTACGAGTTGGCACAGCAGATCCCTAACGCCCGGGTCAAGCTGTGGAGCAAGCTCAAGATCTGGTCCAAGCTGCAGAAGCACTTCCGGCCGCAGTTCGCGCCCCGCGGCCTCACCTTCCAGAAGTTCGTGCAGACGCTGCAGGGCTTCACCGACAAGAAGCTGGGGCGCGACGGCATGGACGGCAAGTTCACCTACCGCGCCATCCTGGTCAGCGCCATGCACTTCATGGACTCCTACAACTACGACGTGGAGCGGGTGCGCCGCTGCGTGATCCACTACGCTGCCCCCGACGGCCACATCTATCCCTTCTGCGCCTACAACTCCGGCCCCCTTTTCCGCGAACAGATCGAGCAGCAGTACTCCGTACCGCTGGGGCGGGCGGGGCAGACGCCACCCGGCGCTTGCGGGGCAGACGGCTGCGGGGGCTGCGGCGCGGGCAAGGACTGACGCCCGGTTCCCGCTGACAGGGCCGCCCCAGGCGGGCGGACGTTTGCAATCACGGCGGGGACGGGTACAATGCCGCCCATGTCGCGCTCCCGCATCGCCTCCGCCTGCGGCCTGGGTCTGGCCGCCGCCCTTCTGCTCGCCGGCTGCACCATGTGGAAGGAAAAACCCGTCACCGAGTGGAGCAGCGCCACCGGCGCCGAGCAGTTCGAGCGCTTGCTGTGGAAGGACATCCAGGCCAAGAACTGGGACTCGGTAGAGCAGCACCTGGCCGCGACCTTCGTCTCCGTCACCGCCAGCGGCACGCGCGACCGCGCCGCCGCCCTGGAGCACTGGAAGCAGCTTTCCCTGGAGGAGTACGCCATGGGCGAGGTTCAGGTGGCGCCCAGCGGCGACCTCGCCATCGTGACCTACACCGTCACCCTCAAGGGCACCTCCAACGGCCAGCCCCTGCCTTCCGGGCCCTACCGCATCATGACCATCTGGCAGAAGCAAAAGAAGGGCTGGGCGGCGATCGCGCACTCGGCCACCATGCAGGCCGCCGCACCCGCCTCCAGCGGATCCAGATGACCCTCGAGCGACTGGGAATCATGATTCCAAAAATGTAACATTCTGTTACATTTGACTAGGTCCCTGCTCCTCCGCATGTCCGGCCAGCTAGGGGTAATCATATTTGTACTCAATAAGATAGAAAGCACATTCCGAGGTGGAAGCCGGTGTGCTCTGAGTGCTAACATTCGCGGCGGCTCTTCTCGGGGCGGTGGTTGCAAATTGGGGTGCCCCCTCAACGTGGGCGTCAAGAAGCAAGAGGAGAAGTCCAAGAGGCGTGCGATGAAGAAGGTCCAGAGGCAAGCCGGGTTCAGCTTGTTGGAGTTACTGATCGTCATCGCGATCGTCATCGTGCTGGCGGCGGTGGCGCTGTTCAACCTGCCGGTGGCGCTGCGCTCCATGCGGGTCAACACCGGCTACCAGACGCTGCTCACGCAGATGCGCATGGCCCGAGAGAGCGCGGTGGCCAAGCGGACCATCTTTTATCTCACCTTCAATAATCCGGCGCAGAACATCGTGCTGACGCAGCGCACCGGGGGCGTGGACCAGGTGATCAGCACCGTGCCCCTGCCCTACGACATCCAGTTCACGGTGGTGCCGGGCATGCCCAATACCACCGCCACCACCCCCGACAACTTCGGGACGGGCGCGACCTCTCTCGACCTGGACCAGGGCAACGCCGGCGGCAACGTCAACCAGATCTTCTTCTATCCCGACGGTTCGGCGCGCGACAACCTGGGACGCGTCGACAGCGGCGTGATCTACATCTGCCGCCCCGGCGACCTGATGAGCTGCCGCGCGGTCTCCATCTACGGGGCGACCGGCCGGATCCGGGGCTGGCAACTCACGCGCACGGCTGCCGGAGGTGTGCAATGGAACTGAGGCGCAGGCCGGGAAAGCGGGGAGGGCGGCAGGCCGGCTTCAGCCTGCTGGAAGTGATGATCGCCATCGTGGTGCTGGCGGTGGGCATCGTCAGCCTGCTGGGACTGTTCACGGTGGCGGTGGGCAACATGCAGGTGGCGCAGGAAGACCTGATTGCGCGGCAGAAGGCGGCGCAAGCCCTGGAAAGCGTCTTCGCCGCCCGCGACACGGCGCAGTTGACCTATGCCCAGATCCAGAACGTCGCCAACGGGGGAGTATTCCTGAACGGTCCGCAGCCCTTGCTGCAGCCCGGGCCCGACGGCATCATCGGCACGGCCGACGACGTGGGTCCGCCGGACCAGCTCATCCTGCCGGGGCCGGACGGGCTGCTGGGGACGGGGGACGACGTCATCGTGCCGCTCTCCGGTTTCACCCGCCAGATCGACATCACGCAGGTGTTCCTGCCTTCGGGGGCGGTGGACCCGTCCCTGCGGCAGATCACCGTGACCATTTCCTACGCGACCCCCCAGCGCGGCTTCCGCACCTACCAGGTCGCGTCATACATCTCCAGCTACCGATAGGAGAAGAGCCATGGCAAAGCGATCGCAGAAACGGCAGCGCGGCTACAGCCTGGTGGAGTTGATCGTGGCCATGGCGCTGGCCACGCTGGTGCTGGCGGCGGCCATGATGATGCTGACCAAGGCCATGGATGCCACCGCCATGGTGACGCAGCGCGCCGAGATGCAGCAGAACGCGCGCACCGCCATCAGCTTTCTCAGCCGCGACCTGAGCCTGGCGGCCACGGGTTTCCCCCAGGGAGGCATTCAACTGCCTACCGGCGCCGGCTCCACCGCGCCCAAGTTCGCCTGCAACGCAGCCGCGGGCTGTTATCTCGCCATTAACCAGTATCCCAACGCCCTCATGACCGGGATCGTGCCCAACCCCAACGGCGGCCCCATGCAGTTGGGGGTGCAGACCCGCGCCGTGACCGTGGTCTACCTGGACAACACGCTCCCCCTGAACACCTTCCCGCTGACCGCCATCAACGCGGCGGGCACGCAGATCACCTTCGCCGCCGGGTACAACCCCCCCATCAACGATCCGGTGGTGGGGCTGCAGGTGGGCGATGTGCTCTACGTGCAGAACGCGAACGGGACGGCGGTGGGGGAGATCACCGGCATCGCCGGCAACGTCATCAC from Terriglobales bacterium includes these protein-coding regions:
- a CDS encoding prepilin-type N-terminal cleavage/methylation domain-containing protein; this translates as MELRRRPGKRGGRQAGFSLLEVMIAIVVLAVGIVSLLGLFTVAVGNMQVAQEDLIARQKAAQALESVFAARDTAQLTYAQIQNVANGGVFLNGPQPLLQPGPDGIIGTADDVGPPDQLILPGPDGLLGTGDDVIVPLSGFTRQIDITQVFLPSGAVDPSLRQITVTISYATPQRGFRTYQVASYISSYR
- a CDS encoding nuclear transport factor 2 family protein; protein product: MSRSRIASACGLGLAAALLLAGCTMWKEKPVTEWSSATGAEQFERLLWKDIQAKNWDSVEQHLAATFVSVTASGTRDRAAALEHWKQLSLEEYAMGEVQVAPSGDLAIVTYTVTLKGTSNGQPLPSGPYRIMTIWQKQKKGWAAIAHSATMQAAAPASSGSR
- a CDS encoding type II secretion system protein, coding for MKKVQRQAGFSLLELLIVIAIVIVLAAVALFNLPVALRSMRVNTGYQTLLTQMRMARESAVAKRTIFYLTFNNPAQNIVLTQRTGGVDQVISTVPLPYDIQFTVVPGMPNTTATTPDNFGTGATSLDLDQGNAGGNVNQIFFYPDGSARDNLGRVDSGVIYICRPGDLMSCRAVSIYGATGRIRGWQLTRTAAGGVQWN
- a CDS encoding prepilin-type N-terminal cleavage/methylation domain-containing protein, whose protein sequence is MAKRSQKRQRGYSLVELIVAMALATLVLAAAMMMLTKAMDATAMVTQRAEMQQNARTAISFLSRDLSLAATGFPQGGIQLPTGAGSTAPKFACNAAAGCYLAINQYPNALMTGIVPNPNGGPMQLGVQTRAVTVVYLDNTLPLNTFPLTAINAAGTQITFAAGYNPPINDPVVGLQVGDVLYVQNANGTAVGEITGIAGNVITFGNLDPLNVNQSGAAAGNVKSLANPSPPAAAGTYPQTSAYRLNVITYFIQVTAAGTPRLMRQVNAQQAVPIADNIENLQLTFDIFDDNTGVATANLPDANNKPNQIRQVNIAVTARTSARIKQLGDFQRLTLGTSVVPRNLSFRDRYQ